The following proteins are encoded in a genomic region of Brachypodium distachyon strain Bd21 chromosome 1, Brachypodium_distachyon_v3.0, whole genome shotgun sequence:
- the LOC104582025 gene encoding MAP7 domain-containing protein 1-like, whose product MCFYSGQLDPDQVSTVRLDQVDVRRRVKAIAKTSLPERWSGGMPAYSWKHRAPPRFARQENEDGKSPDKRFAAPRLTIDHEDPDSEDFMPIAHAGPRRTEPDSGHAAEAPEPAAATAPVREKRALAKRPVEQSLPQNVKRKNTAARGPKPKPLIVGPSADATVVGETETPAARVPAGEAATETAPTSTAAETSQEPQASETLQQPPASKTPPQPAAGPQGPQGPLPTPTPPPSPSRPADAQPAAAQAKKAKNPAAAAGPAAQGSVAPRPSVRPQELCMNKRTAIFKTLLAKYKKLEAEHEALKIERESQVRDSAKVAELVKRVAEIQGRGEDSAGKRGEEGRRFSDWRESTARIGANEALSFVLSWYDGINLDVLQSMRADSRYLMDPELVAKRKEQAYSFI is encoded by the exons ATGTGCTTCTACAGCGGTCAGCTCGACCCGGACCAAGTATCAACAGTCCGGCTTGACCAGGTCGACGTCCGGCGCCGGGTCAAAGCGATCGCAAAGACCAGCCTGCCGGAGCGGTGGAGCgggggtatgccggcatacagcTGGAAGCACCGAGCGCCCCCG AGGTTCGCCCGTCAAGAGAATGAAGACGGGAAATCCCCGGACAAACGCTTTGCGGCCCCGCGCCTGACCATCGACCATGAGGATCCGGACTCGGAGGACTTCATGCCGATTGCTCACGCCGGCCCTCGCCGTACGGAAC CTGACTCGGGCCATGCCGCCGAGGCGCCTGAACcggctgctgctactgctccGGTTCGGGAGAAACGCGCGCTTGCAAAGCGTCCCGTCGAGCAGAGTCTTCCGCAGAACGTGAAGCGGAAGAACACCGCGGCACGTGGTCCTAAGCCAAAGCCCCTGATTGTCGG CCCAAGTGCCGACGCCACGGTCGTCGGCGAGACCGAGACTCCTGCGGCCAGGGTCCCCGCAGGCGAGGCCGCCACCGAGACCGCCCCTACCTCGACTGCAGCCGAGACATCGCAGGAGCCACAAGCTTCTGAGACGCTGCAACAGCCGCCAGCTTCGAagacgccgccgcagccggctGCAGGTCCTCAAGGACCTCAAGGGCCGCTGCCAaccccgacgccgcctccgtctccaTCACGGCCGGCGGACGCCCAACCTGCTGCCGCccaggccaagaaggccaaaaaccctgctgctgcagcagggcCGGCAGCCCAGGGTTCTGTTGCCCCGCGGCCTTCTGTCAGGCCGCAGGAG CTCTGCATGAACAAGCGCACCGCCATCTTCAAgactttgctagcaaagtataagaagttggaggcggagcacgagGCGCTCAAAATTGAGCGCGAAAGCCAAG TCAGGGACAGCGCCAAAGTAGCGGAGCTAGTGAAGCGCGTCGCCGAAATCCAAG GCCGAGGAGAAGATTCGGCTGGAAAGCGAGGTGAAGAAGGGCGAAGATTTAGCGACTGGCGGGAGTCGACCGCTCGCATCGGCGCCAACGAGGCGTTGTCATTCGTACTATCatggtacgacggcatcaatCTTGATGTGCTACAATCGATGCGCGCCGACTCTCGCTACCTCATGGACCCGGAGCTGGTGGCGAAGCGTAAGGAGCAGGCTTACTCCTTCATCTAG
- the LOC100842292 gene encoding probable mediator of RNA polymerase II transcription subunit 26b isoform X2: MAPPPSTDCWAAFFRAAGDGIFDLIEAAIDVAAADRPDALRARRDAIAEHLYTATLAVSGAPAAAAGAAARPPAPVPAVEPRTEALQQKQQQLLLPEGAASVPSLCSSDRAEAITDDGAPRRGEGDDAVAAEAERIKAALVNYHEKSEGALLELLRRLQQLEFTVHTLKVTEIGKTVTNLRKHNSKQIRQLVRLLVGGWKLIVDDWMSSGGDAIVDHTPQSMHPSNLEQEDRGLSSPAMDEGALLATLSTSIGLSEDNQNSRLFHGIDDGNTRNSGQRNLGCQEPIRRPPLPMAQQYDPDQSWRQEQSAARQSRPQELTNGQTKEQFIAAMLARPPASNAKPGPVRPQVRSKPHQDASPAQGRPQSVPSDVGNYDANSVRAKLGLAKNAKLEMSNNSKLEVAKRKLQEGYQEFDNAKKQKCIQMVDPQDVRKQGNRSGQPSGKPWNSSNTNNNRNWSSR, from the exons atggcgccgccgccgtccacggACTGCTGGGCCGCCTTCTTCCGGGCGGCCGGGGACGGCATCTTCGACCTCATCGAGGCGGCCATCGACGTCGCGGCGGCCGACCGCCCCGACGCGCTCCGTGCCAGGCGCGACGCCATAGCCGAGCACCTCTACACGGCGACCCTCGCCGTCTCCGGCGCGCCCgctgcggcggccggggcggcggcgcgcccgcccgcgccggtgCCCGCCGTTGAGCCGAGGACAGAGGCgctgcagcagaagcagcagcagctcctccttCCTGAGGGCGCCGCCAGCGTCCCGAGCCTCTGCAGCTCGGACCGCGCCGAGGCCATCACGGACGACGGCGCGCCCCGCCGCGGCGAGGGCGacgacgccgtcgccgccgaggccgagcGCATCAAGGCCGCCCTCGTCAACTACCATGAAAAG TCGGAGGGGGCGTTGCTCGAGCTGCTccggcggctgcagcagctggaGTTCACGGTGCACACCTTGAAGGTCACAGAGATTGGGAAGACGGTGACCAACCTCCGGAagcacaactccaagcagaTTCGGCAGCTTGTCCGGTTGCTCGTCGG AGGTTGGAAGCTCATAGTTGATGATTGGATGAGCAGCGGTGGTGACGCCATTGTTG ATCACACCCCTCAGTCCATGCATCCTTCAAATCTGGAGCAGGAAGATCGAGGGCTCTCTTCTCCTGCCATGGACGAGGGTGCTCTCTTGGCCACACTGAGCACTTCCATTGGGCTCTCCGAG GACAACCAGAACTCGCGGTTGTTTCATGGAATAGATGATGGAA ATACAAGGAACAGTGGGCAGCGGAACCTGGGATGCCAAGAACCAATTAGAAGGCCGCCACTGCCAATGGCCCAGCAATATGACCCTGACCAGAGCTGGAGGCAGGAACAATCTGCAGCGAGGCAGTCACGGCCGCAAGAACTGACCAATGGGCAAACTAAAGAGCAATTTATCGCAGCCATGCTGGCGAGGCCCCCAGCCTCAAATGCTAAGCCAGGTCCTGTGAGACCTCAAGTGAGATCTAAGCCACATCAAGATGCCTCACCGGCTCAAGGGAGACCACAGTCGGTGCCATCTGAT GTAGGCAATTATGATGCAAACTCAGTTCGAGCAAAGTTAGGGCTCGCGAAGAATGCAAAGCTAGAAATGTCAAATAACTCGAAGCTAGAGGTGGCAAAACGAAAGCTTCAGGAGGGCTACCAAGAATTTGATAATG CAAAGAAGCAGAAATGTATCCAAATGGTGGATCCGCAGGATGTTCGGAAGCAAGGGAACCGGAGCGGGCAGCCTAGTGGCAAGCCCTGGAACAGCAGCAACACCAACAACAACCGGAATTGGTCATCGAGGTGA
- the LOC100842292 gene encoding probable mediator of RNA polymerase II transcription subunit 26b isoform X1, with the protein MAPPPSTDCWAAFFRAAGDGIFDLIEAAIDVAAADRPDALRARRDAIAEHLYTATLAVSGAPAAAAGAAARPPAPVPAVEPRTEALQQKQQQLLLPEGAASVPSLCSSDRAEAITDDGAPRRGEGDDAVAAEAERIKAALVNYHEKSEGALLELLRRLQQLEFTVHTLKVTEIGKTVTNLRKHNSKQIRQLVRLLVGGWKLIVDDWMSSGGDAIVDHTPQSMHPSNLEQEDRGLSSPAMDEGALLATLSTSIGLSEDNQNSRLFHGIDDGNTRNSGQRNLGCQEPIRRPPLPMAQQYDPDQSWRQEQSAARQSRPQELTNGQTKEQFIAAMLARPPASNAKPGPVRPQVRSKPHQDASPAQGRPQSVPSDKQVGNYDANSVRAKLGLAKNAKLEMSNNSKLEVAKRKLQEGYQEFDNAKKQKCIQMVDPQDVRKQGNRSGQPSGKPWNSSNTNNNRNWSSR; encoded by the exons atggcgccgccgccgtccacggACTGCTGGGCCGCCTTCTTCCGGGCGGCCGGGGACGGCATCTTCGACCTCATCGAGGCGGCCATCGACGTCGCGGCGGCCGACCGCCCCGACGCGCTCCGTGCCAGGCGCGACGCCATAGCCGAGCACCTCTACACGGCGACCCTCGCCGTCTCCGGCGCGCCCgctgcggcggccggggcggcggcgcgcccgcccgcgccggtgCCCGCCGTTGAGCCGAGGACAGAGGCgctgcagcagaagcagcagcagctcctccttCCTGAGGGCGCCGCCAGCGTCCCGAGCCTCTGCAGCTCGGACCGCGCCGAGGCCATCACGGACGACGGCGCGCCCCGCCGCGGCGAGGGCGacgacgccgtcgccgccgaggccgagcGCATCAAGGCCGCCCTCGTCAACTACCATGAAAAG TCGGAGGGGGCGTTGCTCGAGCTGCTccggcggctgcagcagctggaGTTCACGGTGCACACCTTGAAGGTCACAGAGATTGGGAAGACGGTGACCAACCTCCGGAagcacaactccaagcagaTTCGGCAGCTTGTCCGGTTGCTCGTCGG AGGTTGGAAGCTCATAGTTGATGATTGGATGAGCAGCGGTGGTGACGCCATTGTTG ATCACACCCCTCAGTCCATGCATCCTTCAAATCTGGAGCAGGAAGATCGAGGGCTCTCTTCTCCTGCCATGGACGAGGGTGCTCTCTTGGCCACACTGAGCACTTCCATTGGGCTCTCCGAG GACAACCAGAACTCGCGGTTGTTTCATGGAATAGATGATGGAA ATACAAGGAACAGTGGGCAGCGGAACCTGGGATGCCAAGAACCAATTAGAAGGCCGCCACTGCCAATGGCCCAGCAATATGACCCTGACCAGAGCTGGAGGCAGGAACAATCTGCAGCGAGGCAGTCACGGCCGCAAGAACTGACCAATGGGCAAACTAAAGAGCAATTTATCGCAGCCATGCTGGCGAGGCCCCCAGCCTCAAATGCTAAGCCAGGTCCTGTGAGACCTCAAGTGAGATCTAAGCCACATCAAGATGCCTCACCGGCTCAAGGGAGACCACAGTCGGTGCCATCTGAT AAACAGGTAGGCAATTATGATGCAAACTCAGTTCGAGCAAAGTTAGGGCTCGCGAAGAATGCAAAGCTAGAAATGTCAAATAACTCGAAGCTAGAGGTGGCAAAACGAAAGCTTCAGGAGGGCTACCAAGAATTTGATAATG CAAAGAAGCAGAAATGTATCCAAATGGTGGATCCGCAGGATGTTCGGAAGCAAGGGAACCGGAGCGGGCAGCCTAGTGGCAAGCCCTGGAACAGCAGCAACACCAACAACAACCGGAATTGGTCATCGAGGTGA